In Uranotaenia lowii strain MFRU-FL chromosome 2, ASM2978415v1, whole genome shotgun sequence, one genomic interval encodes:
- the LOC129748071 gene encoding uncharacterized protein LOC129748071, whose protein sequence is MWKAWYDLAVVSFVVILLSNQLATTNALLKRCYQCRSRGELGSCKDPFTFNATQTETEHGVTAVPCASGWCGKVIEGQGSFREDDYDMATQRMCVQRGPSDSEDRCANTIYNHKKVYMCFCQGDLCNGAPPGIARWRTSLVSVAVVLVAVTIGRFH, encoded by the exons ATGTGGAAAGCTTGGTATGACTTGGCAGTAGTTTCGTTCGTGGTGATACTACTTTCTAATCAGCTAGCTACAACCAATG CGCTTCTGAAACGATGCTACCAGTGTCGATCGCGAGGTGAGCTGGGTAGCTGCAAGGATCCGTTCACCTTCAATGCCACCCAGACGGAGACGGAGCATGGCGTGACGGCCGTTCCGTGCGCTTCCGGTTGGTGCGGCAAAGTCATCGAGGGCCAAGGTTCGTTCCGGGAGGATGACTACGATATGGCTACGCAGCGAATGTGCGTGCAGCGGGGTCCGTCCGATTCGGAAGATCGCTGTGCCAACACCATCTATAACCACAAAAAGGTTTACATGTGCTTCTGCCAGGGCGATTTGTGTAACGGTGCACCTCCGGGAATCGCTCGATGGAGAACGAGCCTAGTGTCAGTGGCAGTTGTTCTGGTGGCGGTAACGATTGGTCGATTTCATTAA